A window of the Streptomyces sp. NBC_01351 genome harbors these coding sequences:
- a CDS encoding ArsA family ATPase has protein sequence MSEGVDTVGLDSAPRLAVDGLLDDPGTRIVVCCGAGGVGKTTTAAALGVRAAERGRKVVVLTIDPARRLAQSMGIDSLDNTPREVGGVGADGGGLHAMMLDMKRTFDEIVEAHADGERAKAILANPFYQSLSAGFAGTQEYMAMEKLGQLRARDDWDLIIVDTPPSRSALDFLDAPKRLGSFLDGKFIRVLMAPAKVGGRAGMKFLNVGMSIMTGTLSKLMGASLLKDVQTFVAAMDTMFGGFRTRADATFRLLQAPGTAFLVVAAPEPDALREAAYFVERLAAEKMPLAGLVLNRVHGSGADQLSAERALAAAENLEDGGIVDQESGKAGLRDSAHDADDAGSPADTTDVATDDTPDSSLVVDEITAGLLRLHAERMQVIAREQRTRDRFTSLHPEVAVAEVAALPGDVHDLAGLRAIGERLAAGVPTGA, from the coding sequence ATGAGCGAGGGGGTGGACACCGTGGGGCTGGACTCTGCGCCGCGACTGGCGGTCGACGGGCTGCTGGACGACCCGGGGACCCGGATCGTCGTGTGCTGCGGGGCGGGCGGGGTCGGCAAGACCACCACGGCCGCGGCGCTCGGCGTACGGGCGGCCGAGCGCGGGCGGAAGGTGGTGGTGCTGACCATCGACCCGGCGCGGCGGCTCGCTCAGTCGATGGGGATCGACTCGCTGGACAACACCCCGCGCGAGGTCGGCGGCGTGGGCGCCGACGGCGGTGGACTGCACGCCATGATGCTCGACATGAAGCGGACCTTCGACGAGATCGTCGAGGCGCACGCGGACGGCGAGCGGGCCAAGGCCATCCTCGCCAACCCCTTCTACCAGTCGCTGTCGGCCGGCTTCGCGGGAACGCAGGAGTACATGGCGATGGAGAAGCTGGGGCAGCTGCGGGCCCGGGACGACTGGGACCTGATCATCGTGGACACCCCGCCGAGCCGGTCCGCGCTGGACTTCCTCGACGCGCCGAAGCGCCTCGGATCCTTCCTGGACGGGAAGTTCATCCGGGTGCTGATGGCTCCGGCGAAGGTGGGCGGCCGGGCGGGGATGAAGTTCCTCAATGTCGGCATGTCGATCATGACGGGCACCCTCAGCAAGCTGATGGGCGCCTCGCTGCTGAAGGACGTTCAGACCTTCGTGGCCGCGATGGACACGATGTTCGGCGGCTTCCGCACCCGCGCGGACGCGACCTTCCGGCTGCTCCAGGCGCCGGGCACGGCCTTCCTCGTGGTCGCCGCGCCCGAACCGGACGCCCTGCGCGAGGCGGCGTACTTCGTGGAGCGGCTGGCCGCGGAGAAGATGCCGCTGGCGGGTCTCGTACTGAACCGGGTGCACGGCAGTGGCGCCGACCAGCTGTCCGCCGAGCGGGCGTTGGCCGCTGCGGAGAATCTTGAAGACGGCGGCATTGTCGATCAGGAGTCCGGGAAAGCTGGACTTCGTGACTCGGCCCACGACGCCGACGACGCCGGCTCCCCCGCCGACACGACCGACGTAGCGACCGACGACACGCCCGACAGCTCCCTCGTCGTGGACGAGATCACCGCAGGACTGCTGCGCCTGCACGCGGAGAGGATGCAGGTGATCGCGCGTGAGCAGCGCACACGCGATCGCTTCACCTCACTGCACCCCGAAGTGGCGGTGGCCGAAGTGGCCGCCCTGCCCGGCGATGTACACGACCTCGCCGGGCTGCGGGCCATCGGAGAGCGACTCGCGGCCGGGGTACCGACCGGAGCGTAG
- a CDS encoding RidA family protein has product MSGGAVEAKLAELGLTLPEVVPPIAAYQPAVRSGAYVYTAGQLPMVKGSMPVTGKVGAEVSAEQAKELAAVCALNALAAVKSVIGDLDKIARVVKVVGFIASAPDFTAQPGVLNGASELLGAVLGEKGVHARSAVGVAVLPLDAPVEVEIQVELVPGA; this is encoded by the coding sequence ATGAGCGGCGGCGCCGTCGAAGCGAAGCTGGCCGAGCTCGGCCTGACCCTCCCCGAGGTCGTCCCGCCGATCGCCGCGTACCAGCCGGCGGTCCGGTCGGGTGCGTACGTCTACACCGCGGGCCAGCTCCCGATGGTCAAGGGCAGCATGCCGGTCACCGGCAAGGTCGGCGCCGAGGTCTCGGCGGAGCAGGCCAAGGAACTGGCCGCCGTGTGCGCGCTGAACGCCCTGGCCGCCGTCAAGTCGGTCATCGGCGACCTCGACAAGATCGCGCGTGTCGTGAAGGTCGTCGGCTTCATCGCCTCGGCCCCCGACTTCACCGCCCAGCCGGGCGTGCTGAACGGCGCGAGCGAGCTCCTGGGCGCGGTCCTCGGCGAGAAGGGCGTCCACGCCCGCAGCGCGGTCGGCGTGGCGGTCCTCCCGCTGGACGCGCCGGTCGAGGTCGAGATCCAGGTCGAACTGGTCCCCGGAGCCTGA
- a CDS encoding MBL fold metallo-hydrolase, producing MTDAAALPGQPRGVVSSGPATARAVNVLAPNASAMTLDGTNTWLLSEPGSDLAVVVDPGPLDDVHLRAVIAAAEQAGKRIALTLLTHGHPDHAEGAGRFAELTGTKVRALDPALRLGDEGLAAGDVIRTGGLELRVVPTPGHTSDSLCFHLPADRAVLTGDTVLGRGTTVVAHPDGRLGDYLDSLRRLRSLTVDDGVHTVLPGHGPVLEDAQGAVEFYLAHRAHRLAQVETAVENGFVTPEAVVRQVYADVDRSLWPAAEWSVRAQLEYLQEHGLIPGGPEL from the coding sequence GTGACCGACGCCGCCGCACTGCCCGGACAGCCCCGTGGAGTGGTCTCCTCCGGGCCCGCGACCGCCCGCGCGGTGAACGTCCTGGCCCCCAACGCCTCCGCGATGACCCTGGACGGCACCAATACCTGGCTCCTGTCCGAGCCCGGCTCCGACCTGGCCGTCGTGGTCGACCCCGGCCCGCTGGACGACGTACACCTGCGCGCGGTCATCGCCGCCGCCGAGCAGGCGGGCAAGCGGATCGCCCTCACCCTGCTCACCCACGGCCACCCCGACCACGCCGAGGGCGCCGGCCGCTTCGCCGAGCTCACCGGTACCAAGGTCCGCGCCCTGGACCCGGCCCTGCGCCTCGGCGACGAGGGCCTGGCGGCGGGGGACGTCATCCGGACCGGCGGGCTGGAGCTGCGCGTGGTCCCGACCCCGGGGCACACCAGCGACTCGCTCTGCTTCCACCTGCCCGCCGACCGGGCGGTGCTGACGGGCGACACCGTCCTCGGGCGCGGTACGACCGTCGTCGCCCACCCCGACGGCCGCCTGGGCGACTACCTGGACTCCCTGCGCCGTCTGCGCTCGCTCACGGTCGACGACGGCGTGCACACCGTCCTGCCGGGCCACGGGCCGGTGCTGGAGGACGCGCAGGGCGCCGTGGAGTTCTACCTGGCCCACCGGGCGCACCGGCTCGCGCAGGTCGAGACGGCCGTCGAGAACGGCTTCGTCACCCCCGAGGCCGTCGTCCGGCAGGTCTACGCGGACGTGGACCGCTCCCTGTGGCCGGCGGCGGAATGGTCCGTCCGCGCGCAGCTGGAGTACCTCCAGGAGCACGGCCTGATCCCGGGCGGCCCCGAGCTCTAG
- a CDS encoding ArsA-related P-loop ATPase yields MSRLQVVSGKGGTGKTTVAAALALALAREGKRTLLVEVEGRQGIAQLFGTEALPYEERKIAVAPGGSGEVFALAIDAERALLDYLQMFYKLGSAGRALKKLGAIDFATTIAPGLRDVLLTGKACEAVRRKDRAGRFVYDHVIMDAPPTGRITRFLNVNDEVAGLARFGPIHNQAQAVMKVLKSPETAVHLVTLLEEMPVQETADGIEELRRAGLPVGRVVVNMVRPHHLDEDTLRAAAEDHRAGVAQALSRAGLGGARRGGLAERLVEPLLVQAAEHASRVELEREQRAVLGELDVPTYELPLLGAGMDLAGLYELAKELRKQSVGE; encoded by the coding sequence GTGAGCAGGCTCCAGGTGGTCAGCGGCAAGGGCGGCACCGGCAAGACCACGGTCGCCGCGGCACTCGCGCTCGCCCTCGCACGCGAGGGCAAGCGGACTCTTCTGGTGGAGGTCGAGGGCAGGCAGGGCATCGCACAGCTCTTCGGTACGGAGGCGCTCCCGTACGAGGAACGGAAGATCGCGGTCGCGCCGGGTGGCAGCGGGGAGGTCTTCGCGCTCGCCATCGACGCCGAACGGGCGCTGCTGGACTACCTCCAGATGTTCTACAAGCTCGGCTCGGCCGGCCGGGCGCTCAAGAAGCTCGGCGCCATCGACTTCGCCACGACCATCGCCCCCGGGCTGCGCGACGTGCTGCTGACGGGCAAGGCCTGCGAGGCCGTGCGGCGCAAGGACAGGGCCGGCCGGTTCGTCTACGACCACGTGATCATGGACGCGCCGCCGACCGGACGGATCACCCGCTTCCTGAACGTCAACGACGAGGTGGCGGGCCTGGCCCGGTTCGGGCCGATCCACAACCAGGCGCAGGCCGTCATGAAGGTGCTCAAGTCCCCGGAGACGGCCGTCCACCTGGTCACCCTCCTGGAGGAGATGCCCGTCCAGGAGACCGCGGACGGGATCGAGGAGCTGCGGCGGGCCGGGCTGCCCGTCGGGCGGGTCGTCGTCAACATGGTGCGCCCGCACCACCTGGACGAGGACACCCTGCGCGCCGCCGCCGAGGACCACCGTGCCGGGGTCGCACAGGCGCTCTCCCGCGCGGGACTCGGCGGCGCGCGCCGCGGCGGGCTCGCCGAGCGGCTGGTTGAGCCACTGCTCGTGCAGGCCGCCGAGCACGCGAGCCGGGTGGAGCTGGAGCGCGAGCAGCGCGCCGTACTGGGCGAGCTGGACGTGCCGACGTACGAACTCCCCCTGCTCGGCGCCGGTATGGACCTGGCCGGGCTGTACGAGCTGGCGAAGGAACTGCGCAAGCAGTCGGTGGGCGAATGA
- a CDS encoding GatB/YqeY domain-containing protein, which translates to MTTLKAKLQEDLTTAIRARNELHSSTLRLTLSAITNQEVAGKEARVLSDDEVLKVIAKEAKKRREAAEAFAQGGRPEQAARETLEGEFLDTYLPKQLGDEELDAIVAQAVAEARAAGAEGPRAMGAVMKIVNPKVAGLAEGGRVAAAVKKHLS; encoded by the coding sequence ATGACCACGCTCAAGGCCAAGCTCCAGGAAGACCTCACCACCGCCATCAGGGCGCGGAACGAGCTGCACTCGTCCACCCTGCGACTGACCCTCTCCGCCATCACCAACCAGGAGGTCGCGGGCAAGGAAGCACGCGTGCTCTCCGACGACGAGGTCCTCAAGGTGATCGCCAAGGAGGCGAAGAAGCGCCGCGAGGCCGCGGAGGCCTTCGCCCAGGGCGGCCGTCCCGAGCAGGCCGCGCGGGAGACCCTGGAGGGCGAGTTCCTCGACACGTACCTGCCCAAGCAGCTCGGCGACGAGGAGCTCGACGCGATCGTGGCGCAGGCCGTCGCGGAGGCCAGGGCCGCGGGCGCCGAGGGGCCGCGCGCGATGGGTGCCGTCATGAAGATCGTGAACCCGAAGGTCGCCGGTCTCGCGGAGGGCGGGCGGGTCGCCGCCGCCGTGAAGAAGCACCTCTCCTGA
- a CDS encoding DUF4177 domain-containing protein, with translation MTKKFEYATVPLLVHATKQILDTWGEDGWELVQVVPGPNNPEQLVAYLKREKA, from the coding sequence ATGACCAAGAAGTTCGAATACGCGACCGTCCCGCTGCTGGTCCACGCCACCAAGCAGATCCTGGACACCTGGGGCGAGGACGGCTGGGAGCTCGTCCAGGTCGTGCCCGGGCCGAACAACCCCGAGCAGCTGGTGGCCTACCTCAAGCGGGAGAAGGCATGA
- a CDS encoding WhiB family transcriptional regulator, whose amino-acid sequence MGWVTDWSAQAACRTTDPDELFVQGAAQNRAKAVCTGCPVRTECLADALDNRVEFGVWGGMTERERRALLRRRPTVTSWRRLLETARTEYERSTGILTMDADTEIDVAYETYAAAG is encoded by the coding sequence ATGGGCTGGGTTACCGACTGGAGTGCGCAGGCAGCCTGCCGCACTACCGATCCGGATGAACTGTTCGTTCAAGGAGCGGCACAGAACAGGGCCAAGGCGGTGTGCACCGGATGTCCGGTGCGGACCGAGTGCCTGGCCGACGCGCTCGACAATCGCGTCGAGTTCGGCGTGTGGGGCGGAATGACCGAGCGGGAACGACGCGCGCTGCTGCGCCGGCGTCCCACCGTCACCTCGTGGCGACGGCTGCTCGAAACCGCTCGCACGGAGTACGAGCGCAGCACGGGCATCCTCACCATGGATGCAGACACGGAGATCGACGTTGCGTACGAAACGTACGCGGCAGCCGGGTAG
- a CDS encoding NUDIX hydrolase: MPNQQQPTPPPGGQWYPPEWPDRIRALADGSLTPVEPKRAATVMLLRDTPAGPTVHMLRRRASMAFAGGAYAYPGGGVDPRDEEHQVGWAGPSRADWAERLGTDTRTAQAIVCGAVRETFEEAGVLLAGPTADTVVGDTTGDDWEADREALVARELSFAEFLDRRGLRLRSDLLGAWARWITPEFEQRRYDTWFFVAALPEGQRTRNASTEADRTVWIRPADAAAGYDKGELLMMPPTITTLRSLEPYGSAAEALAGAAGKDLTPVLAQASLEGGELVLSWPGHDEFTKRVSIDRPGGTE, translated from the coding sequence ATGCCGAATCAGCAGCAGCCCACCCCGCCCCCCGGAGGCCAGTGGTACCCCCCGGAGTGGCCCGACCGCATCCGCGCGCTCGCGGACGGTTCCCTCACCCCGGTGGAACCGAAGCGCGCCGCCACCGTCATGCTGCTGCGCGACACCCCCGCCGGGCCCACCGTGCACATGCTCCGCAGGCGGGCCTCCATGGCCTTCGCCGGAGGCGCGTACGCCTATCCCGGCGGCGGGGTCGACCCGCGCGACGAGGAGCACCAGGTCGGCTGGGCCGGGCCCAGCCGAGCCGACTGGGCCGAGCGGCTCGGCACGGACACCCGTACCGCCCAGGCCATCGTCTGCGGAGCCGTACGGGAGACCTTCGAGGAGGCCGGCGTCCTGCTCGCCGGGCCGACCGCGGACACCGTCGTCGGGGACACCACCGGCGACGACTGGGAGGCCGACCGCGAGGCTCTCGTGGCGCGGGAGCTGTCCTTCGCCGAGTTCCTCGACCGCCGCGGCCTGCGGCTGCGCTCCGACCTGCTCGGGGCGTGGGCGCGCTGGATCACCCCGGAGTTCGAGCAGCGCCGCTACGACACCTGGTTCTTCGTCGCCGCCCTCCCCGAGGGCCAGCGCACCCGCAACGCCTCCACCGAGGCCGACCGGACCGTCTGGATCCGCCCGGCCGACGCGGCCGCCGGATACGACAAGGGCGAGCTCCTGATGATGCCGCCCACGATCACCACCCTGCGCTCCCTGGAGCCGTACGGGAGCGCCGCAGAGGCACTCGCGGGGGCCGCCGGCAAGGACCTCACCCCCGTGCTGGCGCAGGCCTCGCTGGAGGGCGGGGAGCTGGTTCTGAGCTGGCCGGGCCACGACGAGTTCACCAAGCGCGTCAGCATCGACCGCCCCGGAGGCACCGAGTGA
- a CDS encoding transglycosylase domain-containing protein, producing the protein MGKKRSGGGLTGSQQAAKFLGVSVLSGVVLAGMAIPAAGALGLAAKGTVEGFDEIPANLKTPPLSQRTTILDAQGDVIAMVYSRDRQVVPLTAISPYMQKAIVAIEDSRFYEHGAIDLKGILRAVNRNAQEGGAAQGASTLTQQYVKNVFVEEAGDDETKVRAAQEKSLGRKIRELKYAIQVEEELGKKKILENYLNITFFGQQAFGVESAAQRYFSKPAKDLTLEESAMLAGVVQSPTRYDPVNDTTEATKRRNLVLQRMADIKDISQAEADAAKAKPVVLKVTKPKNGCITAVKGAGFFCDYVKNSFLTDPVFGKTREERAKVWNQGGLTVRTTLDPQAQDAANESIKDHVYQEDSIATAVTVVQPGTGRVLAMGQSKPYGFGKNETVINYSVDKRMGGSNFGFQVGSTFKPFIAAAALERGMPATKVYGAPNKMDYPSPISRCDGTSYINPPSRRETAENETEDEIGPYAMKTAMEKSINTYFVEMIGEIGLCPVSEMTQKLGVVPADGSKLPEGPSIALGSAELSPLTMANAYATFANRGVYCTPIAIESITDAHGKALAVPKSKCDRAMATETADTINTLLRGVVDSGTGERAGLTERDSAGKTGTTDSRHNAWFVGYTPNISGAVWVGSGGTKKITMENIRIGGQYYPKVFGGGLPGPIWKDAITGALSGRESPTFTTVSIPEPVVPSGGSRGNKPPTSTSKPGKPGGDNKPGGRPGGATTVGATGGTTGGDTDTPFPGFTIGPGGIIGGREEQ; encoded by the coding sequence ATGGGAAAGAAGCGCTCGGGCGGCGGGCTCACGGGGAGCCAGCAGGCCGCCAAGTTCCTCGGGGTGTCCGTTCTCTCCGGAGTTGTGCTGGCCGGCATGGCGATTCCGGCGGCGGGTGCCCTGGGGCTCGCGGCCAAGGGTACGGTCGAGGGATTCGATGAGATTCCGGCCAATCTCAAGACTCCGCCACTGAGCCAGCGGACCACGATTCTGGACGCCCAAGGTGACGTGATCGCCATGGTCTATTCGCGCGACCGGCAAGTGGTCCCCCTCACGGCGATCTCCCCGTACATGCAGAAGGCGATCGTCGCCATCGAGGACTCGCGTTTCTACGAGCACGGTGCGATCGACCTCAAGGGCATCCTGCGCGCGGTCAACCGCAACGCGCAGGAAGGCGGCGCGGCACAGGGTGCCTCGACGCTCACCCAGCAGTACGTGAAGAACGTGTTCGTCGAAGAGGCCGGTGACGACGAGACGAAGGTGCGCGCGGCCCAGGAGAAGAGCCTCGGGCGAAAGATCCGCGAACTGAAGTACGCGATCCAGGTCGAGGAGGAGCTCGGGAAGAAGAAGATCCTCGAGAACTACCTCAACATCACGTTCTTCGGCCAGCAGGCGTTCGGAGTCGAATCCGCCGCCCAGCGCTACTTCAGCAAGCCGGCCAAGGACCTGACCCTGGAAGAGTCCGCGATGCTGGCGGGCGTCGTCCAGTCGCCGACCCGGTACGACCCGGTGAACGACACGACCGAGGCGACGAAGCGCCGCAACCTCGTCCTGCAGCGAATGGCCGACATCAAGGACATCTCCCAGGCGGAGGCGGACGCGGCGAAGGCGAAGCCGGTCGTCCTGAAGGTGACCAAGCCCAAGAACGGCTGCATCACCGCGGTCAAGGGCGCCGGGTTCTTCTGTGACTACGTGAAGAACTCCTTCCTCACCGACCCGGTCTTCGGCAAGACGCGCGAGGAGCGGGCGAAGGTCTGGAACCAGGGCGGTCTGACCGTACGGACGACCCTGGACCCGCAGGCGCAGGACGCGGCGAACGAGTCGATCAAGGACCACGTCTACCAGGAGGACTCGATCGCGACGGCCGTGACCGTCGTCCAGCCGGGCACCGGGCGGGTGCTGGCGATGGGTCAGTCCAAGCCGTACGGCTTCGGCAAGAACGAGACCGTGATCAACTACTCCGTGGACAAGCGGATGGGCGGCTCGAACTTCGGCTTCCAGGTCGGCTCCACCTTCAAGCCGTTCATCGCGGCCGCCGCGCTGGAGCGCGGCATGCCGGCGACGAAGGTGTACGGGGCGCCGAACAAGATGGACTACCCGAGCCCGATCAGCCGCTGTGACGGCACGTCGTACATCAACCCGCCCTCCAGGCGGGAGACGGCGGAGAACGAGACCGAGGACGAGATCGGTCCGTACGCCATGAAGACGGCGATGGAGAAGTCCATCAACACGTACTTCGTCGAGATGATCGGTGAGATCGGCCTCTGCCCGGTTTCGGAGATGACGCAGAAGCTCGGCGTCGTCCCGGCCGACGGCTCGAAGCTGCCCGAGGGACCCTCGATCGCGCTCGGCTCCGCCGAACTCTCCCCGCTGACGATGGCCAACGCGTACGCGACCTTCGCCAACCGGGGCGTCTACTGCACCCCGATCGCCATAGAGTCGATCACCGACGCCCATGGCAAGGCGCTGGCGGTGCCGAAGAGCAAGTGCGACCGGGCGATGGCCACGGAGACCGCGGACACGATCAACACCCTGCTGCGCGGAGTGGTCGACTCCGGTACCGGTGAGCGAGCGGGTCTGACCGAGCGCGACAGCGCGGGCAAGACCGGTACGACGGACTCCCGTCACAACGCCTGGTTCGTGGGCTACACCCCGAACATCTCCGGTGCGGTGTGGGTCGGTTCGGGCGGCACAAAGAAGATCACGATGGAGAACATCAGGATCGGCGGCCAGTACTACCCGAAGGTCTTCGGCGGCGGCCTGCCCGGCCCGATCTGGAAGGACGCCATCACCGGCGCCCTGTCCGGGCGCGAGTCCCCCACCTTCACCACCGTCAGCATCCCGGAGCCTGTCGTTCCGTCCGGCGGCTCCCGCGGCAACAAGCCGCCCACGAGCACGAGCAAGCCCGGCAAGCCGGGCGGCGACAACAAGCCCGGCGGGCGGCCCGGCGGAGCGACGACCGTCGGAGCCACCGGCGGCACCACGGGCGGGGACACCGACACGCCCTTCCCCGGTTTCACGATCGGCCCGGGCGGCATCATCGGCGGCCGCGAGGAGCAGTAG
- a CDS encoding metallophosphoesterase, protein MRARYGVPLKAAAGIAAVGAAGVAYAAGFEARSFRLRRVTVPVLPRGMRPLRILQVSDIHMVGGQRKKRAWLQSLAGLRPDFVVNTGDNLSDTEGIPEVLDALGPLMSFPGVYVFGSNDYYGPRLRNPGRYLIEKAQGRHGLNGNKPVVGAVHNPWEEMRDAFDAAGWLNLTNTRARLKLDGLDLAFTGLDDPHIKRDRYERVAGGPDTGADFSIAVVHAPYLRVLEAFTADRYPLILAGHTHGGQLCIPFYGALVTNCDLDTKRVKGLSTYDAAGQRSYLHVSAGCGTNRFTPVRFACPPEATLLTLTEKA, encoded by the coding sequence ATGCGTGCGCGTTACGGAGTACCCCTGAAGGCGGCTGCCGGAATCGCTGCGGTGGGGGCCGCGGGTGTGGCCTATGCCGCCGGTTTCGAGGCGCGGTCGTTCCGCCTGCGCCGGGTGACGGTCCCGGTCCTGCCCCGGGGGATGCGCCCGCTGCGCATACTGCAGGTCTCCGACATCCACATGGTCGGCGGGCAGCGCAAGAAGCGCGCCTGGCTGCAGTCGCTGGCCGGGCTGCGCCCGGACTTCGTCGTGAACACCGGCGACAACCTCTCCGACACCGAAGGCATTCCGGAGGTGCTCGACGCCCTGGGCCCCCTGATGTCCTTCCCCGGCGTGTACGTCTTCGGGTCGAACGACTACTACGGGCCCCGGCTGCGCAACCCCGGGCGCTACCTGATCGAGAAGGCCCAGGGCCGACACGGGCTGAACGGCAACAAGCCGGTCGTCGGCGCCGTCCACAACCCGTGGGAGGAGATGCGGGACGCCTTCGACGCGGCGGGCTGGCTGAACCTCACCAACACCCGGGCGCGGCTGAAACTGGACGGACTGGACCTGGCCTTCACCGGTCTGGACGACCCGCACATCAAGCGGGACCGCTACGAGCGGGTGGCCGGCGGTCCGGACACGGGGGCGGACTTCTCGATCGCCGTGGTCCACGCCCCCTACCTGCGCGTCCTCGAAGCCTTCACCGCCGACCGCTATCCGCTGATCCTCGCCGGCCACACGCACGGCGGACAGCTGTGCATCCCCTTCTACGGGGCGCTCGTCACCAACTGCGACCTGGACACCAAGCGGGTGAAGGGCCTGTCCACCTACGACGCGGCCGGGCAGCGCTCGTACCTGCACGTCTCGGCGGGCTGCGGCACCAACCGGTTCACCCCGGTGCGCTTCGCCTGCCCGCCGGAGGCGACACTCCTGACGCTCACCGAGAAGGCGTAA